A window of the Rhizobium brockwellii genome harbors these coding sequences:
- the cobU gene encoding bifunctional adenosylcobinamide kinase/adenosylcobinamide-phosphate guanylyltransferase, which yields MTATFILGGARSGKSRFAEDLVTATGLDRHYVATGRAWDEEMQARIAQHKADRGPSWTTHEEPLDLVGKLTAIDGPGRIVLVDCLTLWVTNLMIEERNMAAEFAALADFLPAVKARLVFVSNEVGLGIVPDNRMARDFRDHTGRLHQSIAAKAAEVYFIAAGLSLKMKG from the coding sequence ATGACCGCCACCTTCATCCTCGGCGGCGCACGTTCCGGCAAATCCCGGTTCGCCGAAGACCTCGTGACGGCGACCGGCCTCGACCGTCACTATGTCGCGACCGGCCGTGCATGGGACGAGGAGATGCAGGCGCGCATCGCCCAACACAAGGCTGATCGCGGTCCGTCCTGGACGACGCATGAGGAGCCACTCGATCTTGTCGGCAAGCTCACCGCCATCGACGGACCGGGCCGCATCGTGCTGGTCGACTGTCTGACGCTCTGGGTCACCAATCTGATGATAGAGGAGCGGAACATGGCGGCGGAATTCGCCGCCCTTGCCGATTTCCTGCCCGCCGTGAAAGCGCGGCTCGTTTTCGTTTCCAATGAGGTCGGTCTCGGCATCGTGCCTGACAATCGCATGGCGCGGGATTTTCGCGATCATACCGGCCGTTTGCACCAATCGATCGCGGCGAAGGCCGCCGAAGTTTATTTCATCGCGGCAGGCCTGTCGCTGAAAATGAAGGGTTAA
- the cobN gene encoding cobaltochelatase subunit CobN, producing the protein MHLLLAQQGTISDGEEAIDLGQTPGDILFLSAADSELVAIAAAHRDRGAGPSLRLASLMSLKHPMSVDTYVERTARHAKLIIVRALGGASYFHYALEALHAAAARSGALIAVLPGDARPDAGLVPFSNIDLDDLNALWAYLIEGGDANARAFLDYAEAMLSGAEKPAAAVPLMKAGIWWPGRGLIGVEEWLRVVAEVSLGVVPALSAEIEIPPSVLPDISPTRGEIGKLPGLPIKEPFEDAAPSAGEMERDLSSLISPLVGEMSGRTEGGTSGSTEEVEFEPTSRPIVAISFYRALVQSGETGPIEALIEALMTLGLRPLPVFAYSLKDPVSTGILESVFSTLKPDVVINTTGFAVSAPGADRQPTVLEANEAIVLQAILSASSREAWAASSQGLSARDLGMNVALPEVDGRVLARAVSFKTAARYDALVETNIVASQADAGRVRYTAELAANWARLRKTSAGDRRIALVMANYPNRDGRLGNGVGLDTPEGTVEVLRAMRSAEYPVAEIPADGDALIRHLMEGPTNSGSEGKIIRETLSLSLYNSFLESLPNKIQDEVRARWGDPEDDPYFREGIFALPFARFGEVLVGIQPARGFNIDPKESYHSPDLVPPHGYLAFYAFLRVKFGAHAVIHMGKHGNLEWLPGKALALSESCYPEAILGPLPHLYPFIVNDPGEGTQAKRRSAAVIIDHLTPPLTRAESYGPLKDLEALVDEYYEASGGDPRRIRLLSRQILELVADIGLDRDAGIAKGESEGEALKKLDAYLCDLKEMQIRDGLHVFGVSPEGRLLTDLTVALARVPRGLGEGGDASLQRAIAADAGLGGGMRGIPPSALPDISPTRGEIGDERPRLISCVEGAASSNGSFSGNPRDLPISALVGEMSGRAEGGASIFDPLNTEMAAPWTGPRPDILADILDAPWRTNGDTVERIELLASKFVSGEIECPALWSQTGLVLSEIETRLKPSILACGPAEIAGLLKGLDGRFVAPGPSGAPTRGRPDVLPTGRNFYSVDSRAVPTPAAYELGKKSAELLVRRYVQDHGEWPVSFGLTAWGTSNMRTGGDDIAQALALIGVKPLWDMSSRRVTGYEIIAPAMLRRPRVDVTLRISGFFRDAFPEQIALFDKAIRAVGALEEDADDNPIAVRMRGEAARLAAAGLDEVSAKRRAGYRVFGSKPGAYGAGLQALIDEKGWERRADLAEAYLVWGSYAYGAGEEGKAERGLFEERLRSVQAVIQNQDNREHDLLDSDDYYQFEGGMAAAAEQLTGARPSIYHNDHSRPERPVIRSLEEEIGRVVRGRVVNPKWIAGVMRHGYKGAAEIAATVDYLFAFSATTGAVGEHHFEAVYQAFVADPAVRDFMIEKNPAAFDEMRERLCEAIERSLWTPRSNSARFDLAANNRMR; encoded by the coding sequence ATGCATCTGCTTCTGGCCCAGCAGGGAACGATCAGCGACGGCGAGGAGGCAATCGACCTCGGGCAGACGCCGGGCGATATCCTGTTCCTGTCGGCGGCCGACAGCGAGCTTGTAGCGATCGCCGCCGCCCATCGCGATCGCGGGGCGGGGCCTTCGCTCCGGCTCGCCAGCCTGATGAGCCTGAAGCATCCGATGTCTGTTGATACCTATGTCGAGCGCACGGCGCGGCATGCGAAGCTGATCATCGTGCGTGCGCTCGGCGGCGCCAGCTATTTCCACTACGCGCTGGAAGCGCTGCATGCGGCGGCGGCGCGTTCAGGTGCGCTGATCGCGGTGCTACCGGGTGACGCCAGGCCTGATGCGGGGCTGGTGCCTTTCTCCAATATTGACCTCGACGATCTCAACGCGCTCTGGGCCTATCTGATCGAGGGCGGCGATGCCAATGCGCGGGCCTTTCTCGATTATGCCGAGGCGATGTTGTCTGGCGCGGAGAAGCCGGCGGCGGCTGTGCCTTTGATGAAGGCGGGTATTTGGTGGCCGGGGCGGGGGTTGATCGGGGTCGAGGAGTGGCTGCGGGTTGTTGCGGAGGTGTCTTTGGGTGTGGTGCCCGCCTTATCCGCAGAGATCGAGATACCCCCCTCTGTCCTGCCGGACATCTCCCCCACAAGGGGGGAGATTGGCAAGTTGCCAGGGCTTCCCATAAAAGAACCGTTTGAAGATGCAGCACCTTCGGCTGGGGAGATGGAACGAGACCTATCATCCCTGATCTCCCCCCTTGTGGGGGAGATGTCCGGCAGGACAGAGGGGGGTACCTCAGGTTCGACGGAAGAGGTGGAATTCGAACCCACATCTCGCCCCATCGTCGCCATTAGCTTCTACCGCGCCCTCGTCCAAAGCGGCGAGACCGGGCCGATCGAAGCTCTGATCGAAGCGCTGATGACACTCGGCCTCCGCCCGCTGCCGGTCTTTGCCTATAGCCTCAAGGATCCGGTTTCCACAGGCATTCTCGAAAGCGTGTTTTCGACGCTGAAACCCGATGTCGTCATCAACACGACCGGCTTTGCGGTCTCGGCACCGGGTGCGGACCGGCAGCCGACGGTGCTGGAGGCGAATGAGGCGATCGTGCTGCAGGCGATCCTGTCGGCCTCGTCCAGGGAGGCATGGGCAGCTTCCTCGCAGGGCTTGTCGGCGCGCGATCTCGGCATGAACGTGGCACTGCCTGAAGTCGATGGCCGGGTGCTGGCGCGGGCGGTCTCCTTCAAGACGGCGGCACGGTACGATGCGCTGGTCGAGACGAATATCGTCGCCAGCCAGGCCGATGCCGGCCGGGTGCGCTATACGGCGGAGCTTGCCGCCAATTGGGCGCGGCTGCGGAAGACTTCCGCCGGCGACCGGCGCATCGCGCTCGTCATGGCGAACTATCCGAACCGCGATGGCCGGCTCGGAAACGGCGTCGGCTTGGATACGCCTGAAGGCACCGTCGAGGTGCTTCGCGCCATGCGATCGGCGGAGTATCCGGTCGCCGAGATTCCCGCCGACGGCGATGCGCTGATCCGCCATCTGATGGAAGGGCCGACCAATTCCGGTTCCGAGGGAAAGATCATCCGCGAGACGCTTTCCCTGAGTCTGTACAACAGCTTCCTGGAATCTCTTCCCAACAAGATTCAGGATGAGGTGAGAGCCCGCTGGGGCGATCCCGAAGATGATCCGTATTTTCGCGAAGGCATCTTCGCCCTGCCTTTCGCCCGTTTCGGCGAGGTCCTCGTCGGCATCCAGCCGGCGCGCGGCTTCAATATCGATCCGAAGGAGAGCTACCATTCGCCGGATCTCGTGCCGCCGCACGGTTATCTCGCCTTCTATGCTTTCCTGCGCGTGAAATTCGGCGCTCATGCCGTCATCCATATGGGCAAGCATGGCAATCTCGAATGGCTGCCCGGCAAGGCGCTGGCGCTGTCTGAAAGCTGTTATCCCGAGGCGATCCTGGGGCCGCTGCCGCATCTCTATCCTTTCATCGTCAACGATCCGGGTGAGGGCACGCAGGCCAAGCGCCGAAGTGCGGCCGTCATCATCGACCACCTGACGCCGCCTCTGACGCGAGCAGAAAGCTATGGGCCGCTGAAGGATCTGGAGGCGCTGGTCGACGAATATTACGAGGCGTCGGGCGGCGATCCCCGCCGCATTCGTCTGCTCAGCCGGCAGATCCTCGAGCTCGTTGCCGATATCGGCCTCGACCGGGATGCCGGGATTGCCAAGGGCGAAAGCGAAGGCGAGGCGCTGAAGAAGCTCGACGCCTATCTCTGCGACCTCAAGGAAATGCAGATCCGCGACGGGCTGCATGTCTTCGGTGTGTCGCCCGAGGGGCGGCTGCTGACCGACCTGACCGTAGCGCTGGCGCGGGTGCCGCGTGGGCTGGGTGAGGGTGGGGATGCGAGTTTGCAGCGGGCGATTGCGGCGGATGCGGGCTTGGGCGGCGGCATGCGGGGGATACCCCCCTCTGCCCTGCCAGACATCTCCCCCACAAGGGGGGAGATCGGGGATGAGAGGCCTCGCTTAATCTCATGTGTCGAAGGTGCGGCATCTTCAAACGGTTCTTTTTCGGGAAACCCAAGAGACTTGCCGATCTCCGCCCTTGTGGGGGAGATGTCCGGCAGGGCAGAGGGGGGTGCCTCCATCTTCGACCCTCTCAACACCGAAATGGCCGCTCCCTGGACCGGCCCACGTCCAGATATCCTCGCAGATATTCTTGACGCCCCATGGCGAACCAACGGAGACACCGTCGAGCGTATCGAACTGCTCGCCTCAAAGTTCGTCTCCGGCGAGATAGAGTGCCCGGCCCTCTGGTCTCAAACCGGGTTGGTACTCTCCGAGATCGAAACCCGCCTCAAACCTTCCATTCTCGCCTGCGGCCCGGCCGAAATCGCCGGCCTGCTCAAAGGGCTCGACGGCCGGTTCGTGGCGCCCGGACCCTCGGGCGCGCCGACGCGCGGGCGGCCTGATGTGCTGCCGACGGGTCGCAATTTCTACTCGGTCGACAGCCGCGCCGTGCCGACCCCGGCGGCCTACGAGCTTGGCAAGAAATCGGCGGAGTTGCTGGTACGCCGCTATGTGCAGGATCACGGCGAATGGCCTGTCTCCTTCGGGCTGACGGCGTGGGGCACGTCGAACATGCGCACCGGCGGCGACGATATCGCCCAGGCGCTGGCGCTGATCGGCGTCAAGCCGCTCTGGGACATGAGTTCACGACGCGTCACCGGCTACGAGATCATTGCGCCGGCGATGTTGCGACGGCCGCGCGTCGACGTGACGCTCAGGATCTCCGGCTTCTTTCGCGATGCTTTTCCCGAGCAGATCGCGCTGTTCGACAAGGCGATCCGCGCCGTCGGCGCGCTGGAGGAGGATGCCGACGACAATCCCATCGCTGTGCGGATGCGCGGCGAGGCGGCTAGGCTTGCGGCCGCCGGCCTCGACGAGGTGTCGGCTAAACGGCGGGCAGGCTACCGTGTGTTCGGCTCGAAACCCGGCGCTTACGGCGCCGGATTGCAGGCGCTGATCGACGAGAAGGGTTGGGAACGGCGCGCCGATCTCGCCGAGGCCTATCTCGTTTGGGGCAGCTATGCCTATGGCGCCGGTGAGGAGGGCAAGGCCGAACGCGGCCTGTTCGAAGAACGGCTGCGCTCGGTGCAAGCCGTCATTCAGAACCAGGACAATCGTGAGCACGACCTGCTCGACAGCGACGATTATTACCAGTTCGAGGGCGGCATGGCCGCCGCCGCAGAACAGCTCACCGGCGCACGGCCTTCGATCTATCACAACGACCATTCCAGGCCGGAGCGGCCGGTGATCCGCTCGCTGGAGGAGGAGATCGGCCGCGTCGTGCGAGGTCGCGTCGTCAATCCGAAATGGATCGCAGGCGTCATGCGCCACGGCTATAAGGGGGCGGCCGAGATCGCCGCCACCGTCGACTATCTCTTTGCCTTTTCGGCGACGACAGGGGCGGTCGGCGAACATCACTTCGAGGCCGTCTACCAGGCCTTCGTCGCCGATCCCGCCGTGCGCGATTTCATGATCGAGAAGAACCCGGCGGCATTCGACGAGATGAGAGAGCGTCTGTGCGAAGCGATCGAGCGCAGCCTCTGGACGCCGCGCAGCAATTCGGCCCGGTTCGACCTGGCTGCAAACAACAGAATGAGGTGA
- the cobW gene encoding cobalamin biosynthesis protein CobW, which translates to MNQQKIPATVITGFLGAGKTTMIRNLLTNAGGKKIALIINEFGDLGVDGDVLKGCGAENCTEDDIIELTNGCICCTVADDFIPTMTKLLEREQRPDHIVIETSGLALPQPLVAAFNWPDIRTHVTVDGVITVVDSAAVAAGRFADDHDAVDARRAEDESLDHESPIEELFEDQLTCADLIVLNKTDLIDAAGLIRVRDEVASRTVRKPVMIEARNGEVSAGILLGLGVGTEDDVANRKSHHELEHEDGAPHDHDEFDSFVVDLGPIADPAGFVEALKDIISAHDVLRLKGFVDVSGKPMRLQLQAVGSRIDHYFDRAWVAGEKRGTRLVVIGLHEMDQGAVRAAIEALA; encoded by the coding sequence ATGAACCAGCAGAAGATTCCTGCAACCGTCATCACCGGCTTCCTCGGTGCCGGCAAGACGACGATGATCCGCAACCTGCTCACCAATGCCGGCGGCAAGAAGATTGCGCTCATCATCAATGAATTCGGCGATCTCGGCGTTGACGGCGACGTGCTGAAAGGCTGCGGTGCGGAGAATTGCACCGAGGACGACATCATCGAGCTGACCAATGGCTGCATCTGCTGCACCGTTGCGGACGATTTCATCCCGACGATGACGAAGCTGCTCGAGCGCGAGCAGAGGCCCGACCATATCGTCATCGAGACTTCTGGTCTTGCCCTGCCGCAGCCGCTGGTCGCCGCCTTCAACTGGCCCGACATCCGCACCCATGTGACCGTCGACGGCGTCATCACGGTGGTCGACAGCGCCGCCGTTGCCGCCGGCCGCTTCGCCGACGACCATGATGCCGTCGATGCGCGCCGCGCCGAGGATGAATCGCTCGATCACGAGAGCCCGATCGAGGAGCTGTTCGAGGACCAGCTGACCTGCGCCGACCTCATCGTGCTCAACAAGACAGACCTCATCGATGCTGCGGGCCTTATCAGGGTGCGAGACGAGGTCGCCTCCCGCACGGTGCGCAAGCCTGTGATGATCGAGGCGCGGAATGGCGAGGTGTCGGCTGGCATTCTGCTCGGCCTCGGCGTCGGCACGGAGGACGATGTCGCCAATCGCAAGTCGCATCACGAGCTGGAGCATGAAGACGGTGCGCCGCACGACCATGATGAATTCGACAGCTTCGTCGTCGATCTCGGACCCATTGCCGATCCCGCCGGCTTCGTCGAAGCGCTGAAGGACATCATATCAGCCCATGACGTGCTGCGTCTCAAGGGTTTCGTCGACGTTTCAGGCAAGCCGATGCGCCTGCAGCTCCAGGCCGTCGGCAGCCGCATCGACCATTATTTCGACCGCGCCTGGGTAGCCGGAGAAAAGCGCGGCACACGCCTCGTCGTCATTGGCCTGCACGAAATGGACCAGGGCGCGGTGAGGGCAGCGATCGAAGCGCTGGCATAG